A stretch of the Argentina anserina chromosome 6, drPotAnse1.1, whole genome shotgun sequence genome encodes the following:
- the LOC126800924 gene encoding LOW QUALITY PROTEIN: uncharacterized protein LOC126800924 (The sequence of the model RefSeq protein was modified relative to this genomic sequence to represent the inferred CDS: substituted 1 base at 1 genomic stop codon) codes for MGYSSSTPLVSSSTNADTNVGLYAAHLPPVTHMPPITPSVPSSANEGTHEGSRSRKRKESSNKGHVWQYFTRFVNGTKSILWFQDFQKLMGSGYLILLLIINTLAYFSTGRPDRVCISQGGRFPPFSSEGKPPKRVSKGHKDLTLCRVFRQNTCCDVSQTHPALLAIRKLASAGEANSECLQLWELLECSNPRIGVQPGPPAICASFCDSIFNACSGAYXTDAITQVLAPCGVNNYVCGRASEWSHNGTEFCHAAGFAVNTVKSESLDETFCYGGKASLTLIAASWEVSQSEMPHKVGSLRLLEDFKKRVREMPYTERVSWAVGGLVLTAGLLFSLSRVKVHSEVSE; via the exons ATGGGCTATTCAAGCTCAACACCATTAGTTTCATCCAGTACAAATGCAGATACCAATGTCGGTTTATATGCTGCGCATCTGCCACCTGTGACACATATGCCACCAATTACACCTTCAGTTCCATCCAGTGCAAATGAAGGGACTCATGAAGGCAGCCGATCTCGGAAGAGAAAAGAGTCCTCAAACAAAGGCCATGTGTGGCAGTACTTTACCAG GTTCGTCAATGGAACAAAGTCCATTCTTTGGTTCCAAGACTTTCAGAAGCTCATGGGTTCTGGTTATCTGATTCTGCTACTGATCATCAATACACTGGCTTATTTCTCTACTG GTAGGCCTGACAGAGTGTGCATTTCCCAAGGTGGTCGTTTTCCTCCATTCTCTTCTGAGGGGAAGCCTCCAAAACGGGTCAGCAAGGGACACAAAGACCTGACCCTTTGCAGGGTATTCCGCCAAAACACTTGTTGTGATGTATCCCAGACACATCCTGCACTGCTCGCCATTAGGAAGTTGGCTTCGGCAGGGGAAGCTAACTCAGAGTGCTTGCAATTATGGGAGTTGTTGGAATGTTCTAATCCCCGCATTGGTGTGCAGCCAGGACCTCCAGCTATATGTGCCTCTTTCTGTGACAGTATCTTTAATGCTTGTTCTGGGGCTTACTAAACAGATGCAATAACACAG GTTCTAGCACCCTGTGGAGTGAACAATTATGTTTGTGGTAGGGCTTCTGAGTGGAGTCATAATGGCACAGAATTTTGCCATGCCGCAGGGTTTGCTGTCAACACTGTTAAGTCTGAGAGCCTAGATGAAACATTTTGCTATGGTGGTAAAGCTAGTCTTACTTTGATTGCGGCTTCATGGGAGGTTTCACAATCTGAGATGCCCCATAAAGTTGGAAGCTTGAGGTTGCTAGAGGACTTCAAGAAGAGAGTGAGGGAAATGCCATATACTGAACGAGTTTCCTGGGCTGTTGGAGGATTGGTTCTTACTGCAGGCCTGTTGTTT TCACTATCCAGAGTTAAGGTTCattctgaagtttcagagtga
- the LOC126800925 gene encoding F-box/kelch-repeat protein At3g23880-like, whose amino-acid sequence MTEFSKIPEALTLQILLRLPPKSLMRFKCVHKSWQTLMKDSNFMANHFSTSMHNNVCSTIGVLFKRENFKRPDSTWENESESIISLINISKPDGGDIHCLVEDVTEGQLIGFEALESAWIIGHCHGIICLRNDNKVILWNPAIREVKVTSPYVPDVFLSNLGIGYDPKSNNYKVVHISNGTREHYGDGHILFNRPKVEVYNLGTDSWRQIMTGCLETETTNFWFKDFHMYFNGFCYWNGIEQLKEYQEYYDHGENQLPKPVIISFDMGDEVFHTMLLPDFVYEGYMWCYILRLMAWNESVAIFGRDFGITSHESWGLWVMHDSGVGAGCWIKQFSLVTAMGIEKLLQFWKSDEILIVSTERRLVSYNLDTEEFKYLTANSMDSDSFEAIVYLNSIVSINLTREATEINISREATELP is encoded by the coding sequence ATGACAGAGTTTAGCAAGATACCAGAAGCCTTGACATTGCAAATCCTGTTAAGACTTCCACCTAAATCTCTAATGCGATTCAAGTGCGTTCATAAGTCGTGGCAAACTTTGATGAAGGATTCCAACTTCATGGCCAATCATTTTTCCACTTCCATGCACAACAATGTTTGTAGTACTATTGGTGTCCTTTTCAAACGTGAAAATTTCAAGAGACCTGACAGTACCTGGGAGAATGAAAGCGAAAGTATTATCTCATTGATTAATATCTCCAAACCTGATGGTGGTGATATTCATTGTCTTGTCGAGGATGTTACGGAGGGCCAGCTTATTGGGTTCGAGGCTCTAGAGTCTGCATGGATTATAGGGCATTGTCATGGGATTATCTGTCTAAGAAATGATAATAAAGTAATTCTATGGAACCCAGCTATCAGGGAAGTCAAGGTCACTTCGCCATATGTTCCCGATGTTTTCTTAAGTAATTTGGGAATAGGCTATGACCCTAAATCCAACAATTACAAAGTTGTTCACATTTCTAATGGTACTCGGGAACATTATGGTGATGGACATATCCTTTTCAATCGACCGAAAGTAGAAGTATACAACTTAGGTACGGATTCTTGGAGACAGATCATGACGGGCTGTTTAGAAACGGAAACTACTAACTTTTGGTTTAAGGATTTCCACATGTACTTCAATGGATTTTGTTATTGGAACGGGATCGAGCAACTGAAGGAGTACCAGGAATACTATGATCATGGAGAGAATCAACTTCCTAAGCCAGTGATCATTTCGTTTGATATGGGTGATGAGGTATTTCACACTATGTTGCTTCCGGATTTTGTATACGAGGGTTATATGTGGTGTTATATTTTACGTCTTATGGCGTGGAATGAATCTGTAGCTATATTCGGCCGAGATTTTGGTATAACTTCTCATGAATCCTGGGGTCTATGGGTGATGCATGACTCAGGTGTAGGTGCAGGGTGTTGGATAAAGCAATTCAGCCTTGTGACCGCAATGGGGATCGAGAAACTATTGCAATTTTGGAAGAGCGATGAGATTCTTATTGTTTCGACGGAAAGGCGTCTGGTCTCATACAACCTTGATACTGAAGAGTTTAAGTATCTAACCGCTAATAGCATGGATTCTGATAGTTTTGAAGCAATTGTTTACCTGAACAGTATAGTTTCGATCAATCTGACTAGGGAGGCAACCGAGATTAATATAAGTAGGGAAGCAACCGAGCTTCCCTAA
- the LOC126800927 gene encoding uncharacterized protein LOC126800927, translated as MTGCLETETTNFWFQDFHMYFNGFCYWNGREQLKEYHEFYNLGENQLPRPVIISFDMGDEVFHTMLLPDFVYEGYMWCYVLRLMAWNESVAIFGLDHGITPYESWGLWVMDDSSGVKSCWIKQFSLVSEVICMDTPLQFWKSDEILIVSRERRLVSYNLDTEQFKYLPLNNMDSDNLEAVVYMNSIVSVKGSNRRTAF; from the coding sequence ATGACGGGTTGTTTAGAAACAGAAACTACTAACTTTTGGTTTCAGGATTTCCACATGTACTTCAATGGATTTTGTTATTGGAACGGGCGCGAGCAACTGAAGGAGTACCATGAGTTCTATAATCTGGGAGAGAATCAACTTCCTAGGCCAGTGATCATTTCGTTTGATATGGGTGATGAGGTATTTCACACTATGTTGCTTCCGGATTTTGTATACGAGGGTTATATGTGGTGTTATGTATTACGTCTTATGGCGTGGAATGAATCTGTAGCTATTTTTGGCCTAGATCATGGTATAACTCCTTATGAGTCCTGGGGTTTATGGGTGATGGATGACTCAAGTGGAGTTAAAAGCTGTTGGATAAAGCAATTCAGCCTTGTGAGCGAAGTGATATGCATGGATACTCCATTGCAATTTTGGAAGAGCGATGAGATTCTTATTGTTTCGAGAGAAAGGCGTCTGGTCTCATACAACCTGGATACTGAACAGTTTAAGTATCTACCTCTTAACAACATGGATTCTGATAATCTTGAAGCTGTTGTTTACATGAATAGTATCGTTTCGGTTAAGGGAAGCAATAGACGAACCGCGTTTTGA